A window of Reinekea marina contains these coding sequences:
- the selD gene encoding selenide, water dikinase SelD — MSACYLKASLFQWPRCGWGIKPLSTYLIDQLIMHERDIVFIGGGHCHALAIRMLAMKPLQNARLTLITDTLQTPYSGMLPGYIAGHYSLDDIHIDLNLLCQRANVRLIHGRVCGLDINKKEIKIIGQANIRYDKVSINTGSTPNLGVPGAAEFALGVKPVSQLTQTWQTLLDKSNAQKTPHWAIVGAGAAGIEMTLAIAHRFKLSNKSIQLSLVHAGECILPHVKSSTRKIAEKALANAHVSVVSHFRVAEVHQSSIVSTQEQKLDVDQSIWCTPATAPAWPSESGLATDENGFIAVNEFLQSTSHGDVFACGDVAAMLKSPRPKSGVFAVRSAPFLVKNFRAVMSGNAMTPLNLQADFLSLISLGDTRAVGQRFGVSFSGNWVWQWKNRIDQAFMSKFNAPLSAMDSMGNEPMHCAGCGSKIGPELLSNTLKELPLFPNSTLKPDLTLAEDAAVAAVHQDVTMLQSIDGFRAFTDDMYRLGVVATHHAINDLYAMGNTPTSAQVWVNLAFNHPRLIQRDFKRLMTGITETLLHHETTLVGGHSTEGAETHVALVVNSLGHSVWPKNAVEEGDWLLLNKPLGSGILLAADAQGKAPAPSKEALWHVLQQSNRDFFLAIKNEKIHAATDVTGFGLIGHLLEMLKHTSLAANLNVEDIPLIPGALDASHQGITSSLMPQLLPLLNECALNNTQQALVNCLIDPQTNGGLLVSTDPSTAKEIIAKTDAVKIGQIQRCSDGMKINLIQN, encoded by the coding sequence TTGTCGGCATGTTATTTAAAAGCATCATTATTCCAATGGCCACGCTGTGGCTGGGGTATAAAGCCACTTTCAACTTATTTAATAGATCAGCTAATTATGCATGAACGTGACATTGTGTTTATTGGTGGCGGTCATTGCCACGCGCTAGCAATTCGCATGCTTGCAATGAAGCCCTTGCAGAATGCTAGGCTCACTTTAATTACAGACACACTCCAAACGCCCTATTCAGGAATGCTGCCCGGTTACATCGCTGGACACTATTCACTCGACGACATCCATATTGACTTAAACCTGCTCTGCCAACGCGCTAATGTTCGATTAATTCATGGTCGAGTTTGTGGGTTAGATATCAATAAAAAAGAAATCAAAATTATTGGTCAAGCCAATATTCGCTACGATAAAGTTTCTATTAACACCGGATCAACTCCTAATCTTGGTGTACCGGGTGCCGCTGAGTTTGCTCTAGGTGTTAAGCCTGTGAGTCAATTAACGCAAACGTGGCAAACACTTCTCGATAAAAGCAACGCTCAGAAAACACCGCATTGGGCTATTGTTGGCGCGGGTGCTGCGGGTATTGAAATGACACTGGCCATTGCCCATCGATTTAAACTGTCCAACAAATCTATTCAACTTTCATTAGTGCATGCGGGCGAGTGCATCTTGCCGCACGTCAAATCCAGCACTCGGAAAATAGCTGAAAAAGCACTGGCTAACGCTCACGTTTCGGTTGTTAGTCATTTTCGTGTGGCTGAAGTACATCAATCTTCGATTGTGTCGACTCAAGAGCAAAAATTAGATGTAGACCAATCCATTTGGTGTACACCCGCAACGGCCCCTGCTTGGCCAAGCGAGTCTGGTTTAGCAACGGACGAAAATGGTTTTATCGCCGTCAATGAATTTTTGCAAAGCACTTCTCATGGCGATGTGTTTGCCTGCGGAGATGTGGCCGCTATGTTAAAATCACCAAGACCTAAGTCTGGCGTATTTGCCGTTAGATCCGCTCCCTTTCTTGTTAAAAACTTTCGTGCTGTCATGTCGGGTAACGCCATGACACCTTTAAATTTACAGGCTGACTTTTTATCGCTTATATCTTTAGGTGATACACGCGCAGTAGGGCAACGATTCGGCGTTAGTTTTTCAGGAAACTGGGTTTGGCAATGGAAAAACCGTATTGATCAAGCGTTTATGTCTAAATTCAATGCGCCACTGTCTGCGATGGATAGCATGGGGAATGAACCTATGCACTGTGCTGGATGCGGAAGCAAGATTGGACCAGAGCTGTTAAGCAACACGCTAAAAGAACTGCCCTTATTTCCGAATTCAACTTTAAAGCCAGACCTAACACTTGCTGAAGATGCAGCGGTGGCCGCTGTGCATCAAGACGTTACTATGCTGCAAAGTATCGACGGATTCCGAGCCTTCACAGACGATATGTACCGGCTAGGCGTCGTAGCAACTCACCATGCCATCAATGATTTATACGCCATGGGTAATACCCCTACAAGCGCACAGGTATGGGTTAACCTAGCGTTTAATCACCCTCGATTAATCCAACGCGATTTTAAACGCTTGATGACGGGCATTACCGAAACACTATTGCACCACGAAACAACCTTAGTGGGTGGGCACAGTACCGAAGGCGCAGAAACCCATGTCGCGTTGGTGGTGAACAGTTTAGGGCATTCGGTTTGGCCAAAGAACGCCGTGGAAGAAGGCGATTGGCTACTGCTAAACAAACCGCTTGGATCCGGCATACTGTTAGCCGCCGATGCTCAAGGTAAGGCACCTGCTCCATCAAAAGAAGCCCTCTGGCATGTGCTACAACAGTCAAATCGAGATTTCTTTTTAGCGATAAAGAATGAAAAAATACATGCGGCAACCGATGTCACCGGTTTTGGGCTAATAGGCCATCTTTTGGAAATGTTAAAACACACATCGCTCGCAGCAAACCTTAACGTAGAGGACATACCTCTCATACCTGGAGCACTCGACGCGAGTCATCAAGGCATCACCTCTTCACTTATGCCACAACTATTGCCGCTGCTCAATGAATGCGCTCTAAACAATACACAGCAAGCGCTCGTTAACTGTTTAATAGACCCTCAAACAAACGGTGGCTTATTGGTATCGACAGACCCGAGCACCGCAAAAGAAATTATCGCTAAAACAGACGCGGTTAAAATTGGACAAATTCAGCGGTGTAGTGATGGAATGAAAATAAACTTAATTCAGAATTAA
- the mnmH gene encoding tRNA 2-selenouridine(34) synthase MnmH → MASHILRAITLQAITDYAQLFLSDTPLLDVRAPIEFSKGAFPTSINAPLMNDQERELVGTCYKDQGAQAAQDLGHRLVCGDVKQQRINAWIDFAEQYPKGVLYCFRGGLRSRITQQWLAEAGINRPFIQGGYKAMRGFLLQQLHERVESGAFMVLSGATGSGKTEVIHDWPHSIDLEGLAKHRGSAFGKTTQPQPSQIDFENAWSVAWLKRKQLSSAPVLIEDESRLIGRIAVLPEYLDAAKDANNVLLEAPFEERVRRIRQDYFMDAFDHFQKAASDHAYQLLDDFIRNAVSRIKKRLGGVRFNLLNDMLDSAIVSLKNQNDWTGFDALIEVLLNDYYDPMYQYQYQQKAHKTIFKGSHSDILEWLATR, encoded by the coding sequence ATGGCATCTCATATCTTAAGAGCTATTACCTTGCAGGCCATAACCGACTACGCGCAACTGTTTTTATCTGATACCCCATTACTGGATGTTCGAGCACCGATCGAGTTTTCCAAGGGGGCGTTTCCAACCAGTATTAATGCCCCTTTAATGAACGACCAAGAACGTGAGCTAGTCGGCACTTGCTATAAAGACCAAGGTGCTCAAGCAGCACAAGACTTAGGTCACCGCCTTGTTTGTGGCGACGTAAAACAACAACGCATCAACGCCTGGATTGACTTCGCAGAACAATACCCTAAAGGTGTTTTGTATTGCTTTCGCGGCGGTTTGCGGTCTCGTATTACACAGCAATGGTTAGCGGAAGCCGGTATAAACCGTCCCTTTATTCAAGGTGGCTATAAAGCCATGCGGGGCTTTTTATTGCAACAATTACACGAACGGGTCGAGTCAGGCGCATTCATGGTGTTATCCGGCGCGACGGGCTCAGGAAAGACAGAGGTCATACACGATTGGCCACACTCGATCGACCTAGAAGGCTTAGCAAAACATCGAGGCAGTGCTTTTGGAAAAACAACGCAGCCGCAACCCTCACAAATAGATTTTGAAAATGCATGGTCAGTGGCCTGGTTAAAGCGCAAGCAATTGAGCAGTGCACCTGTGTTGATTGAAGATGAGTCCCGCCTCATTGGCCGAATTGCCGTGTTACCTGAATACCTAGATGCCGCAAAAGACGCCAATAATGTATTACTGGAAGCCCCTTTTGAAGAGCGAGTCAGACGCATAAGGCAAGACTATTTTATGGACGCTTTTGACCACTTTCAAAAGGCAGCATCTGATCATGCCTACCAATTGCTCGATGATTTTATCAGAAACGCAGTGTCGAGAATAAAAAAACGATTGGGCGGTGTTCGCTTTAATCTGCTCAATGACATGCTAGATTCAGCGATAGTTTCGTTAAAAAACCAAAACGATTGGACAGGGTTCGATGCGTTAATCGAAGTGTTATTAAACGATTACTATGACCCTATGTATCAATATCAATACCAACAAAAGGCTCATAAAACCATATTCAAAGGGTCTCATTCTGACATCCTAGAATGGTTAGCCACTAGGTAA
- a CDS encoding PhzF family phenazine biosynthesis protein, with amino-acid sequence MALFKVAAFSDGQQGGNPAGVYISDQHPEESEMRAIAAKLGYSETAFAAPIEKGGNARSWRVRYFSPESEVPFCGHATIALGAVLSKEFGPAVYNLQLNNANITVEASKNENLYIAALQSPATHSQKASDAIVQSALGLFNLDANDLDSRLPPYIAHGGADHLILSMKNRELLAGMSYVQSAGRDFMLANGLVTVMLVYAQSNTVFHSRNPFASGGVYEDPATGAASAAFAGYLRDIDWPHENSIQIIQGEDMGARSLLKVELSNEKGASVRVSGSARFIAD; translated from the coding sequence ATGGCATTATTTAAAGTGGCGGCGTTTTCGGACGGTCAACAAGGTGGCAACCCTGCCGGTGTATATATTAGTGATCAACACCCAGAAGAATCTGAAATGAGAGCAATAGCGGCAAAGCTAGGATATTCTGAAACAGCGTTTGCGGCCCCTATTGAAAAAGGCGGGAATGCCCGAAGTTGGCGAGTGCGCTACTTCTCACCTGAATCCGAAGTGCCTTTTTGCGGTCATGCTACTATTGCCTTAGGGGCTGTGTTGTCTAAGGAGTTTGGACCAGCCGTTTATAATTTGCAGCTAAATAACGCGAATATAACAGTAGAAGCTTCTAAGAACGAAAACCTTTATATCGCAGCGCTTCAATCGCCTGCTACCCACAGTCAAAAAGCGAGCGATGCAATAGTACAATCGGCTTTAGGTTTATTTAACTTAGATGCAAACGACTTAGACAGCCGATTGCCGCCTTACATTGCCCATGGTGGTGCCGACCACCTTATTTTATCAATGAAAAATCGTGAACTGTTGGCCGGAATGAGCTACGTGCAAAGCGCAGGTCGAGATTTTATGCTAGCAAACGGTTTAGTCACCGTTATGCTTGTCTATGCCCAAAGTAATACTGTTTTTCATTCACGAAACCCCTTTGCTTCTGGCGGTGTATATGAGGACCCAGCAACCGGTGCGGCGTCAGCGGCCTTCGCCGGATATCTACGAGATATAGATTGGCCGCATGAGAATAGTATTCAAATTATTCAAGGGGAAGATATGGGTGCACGGTCTTTGTTAAAGGTTGAACTGAGCAATGAGAAAGGTGCCTCAGTTCGCGTATCAGGTTCAGCTAGATTTATTGCAGATTGA
- a CDS encoding BLUF domain-containing protein: MSSDSEEPNLMHCIYASTASIDFSEKDIELLLEKCRKNNAMLGVSGMLLFEGNSFFQILEGEQKTLEALYKKISLDKRHSHISKIIVEPIDDRDFADWSMGLAPLKMKQLATIEGLNDFFQSGQCFTDLDDSRAKKLLNAFKEGQWRSSITE, translated from the coding sequence ATGTCGAGCGATTCAGAAGAACCAAATTTAATGCATTGTATTTATGCGAGTACGGCATCGATAGATTTCTCGGAAAAAGATATTGAATTACTGTTAGAGAAGTGCAGAAAGAATAACGCCATGCTCGGGGTATCGGGCATGTTACTGTTTGAAGGAAACTCATTTTTTCAAATTCTAGAGGGCGAGCAAAAAACATTAGAAGCACTTTACAAAAAAATCAGTTTAGACAAACGCCACTCTCATATTTCAAAAATAATCGTTGAACCGATAGATGACAGAGATTTTGCAGACTGGAGTATGGGGCTTGCGCCCTTAAAAATGAAACAGCTAGCCACGATAGAAGGGCTGAACGATTTTTTTCAATCCGGACAATGCTTCACAGACTTAGACGATAGTAGAGCTAAAAAACTACTCAATGCATTTAAAGAAGGGCAGTGGCGATCTTCCATTACCGAATAA
- a CDS encoding DUF523 domain-containing protein, protein MPQDKILVSACLLGNPVRYNGKSLTLQSDILLHWQQQGRVVSVCPEVGGGMSTPRQPAEIKNGSGEDVWQGKAIVVNNDGEEVTSAFTTGAQLALRLCQQHQIKVAVLTEDSPSCGSQMIYDGTFTSQKTAGKGVTAALLEQHGVLVFNQYNLEQAEQALTLMETV, encoded by the coding sequence ATGCCTCAAGATAAAATATTAGTCAGCGCTTGCTTACTTGGCAATCCAGTTCGTTACAATGGTAAATCGCTCACACTGCAAAGCGATATTCTTCTTCACTGGCAGCAACAAGGTAGAGTGGTTTCAGTATGCCCAGAGGTGGGGGGTGGTATGAGCACTCCTCGTCAACCTGCCGAGATAAAGAACGGCAGCGGAGAAGACGTTTGGCAGGGAAAGGCGATCGTCGTAAATAACGATGGAGAAGAGGTGACCAGTGCTTTTACAACGGGAGCACAACTGGCCTTGAGGCTTTGCCAGCAGCATCAAATTAAAGTGGCGGTTTTAACAGAAGACAGCCCTTCTTGTGGTAGCCAAATGATCTATGATGGCACCTTTACCAGCCAAAAAACCGCTGGGAAAGGCGTTACAGCGGCCTTACTTGAGCAACACGGCGTCCTTGTTTTTAATCAATATAATTTAGAACAGGCTGAACAAGCGCTGACTTTAATGGAAACTGTGTGA
- the pdxH gene encoding pyridoxamine 5'-phosphate oxidase, with protein sequence MKLEDIRREYTQMGLNREDLHSDPIVQFETWLNQAIEAKLSADPTAMCLATVDASGQPSQRIVLLKHLDEKGFVFYTNLESHKAKDIAQNSKVSLHFPWTPLERQVIVYGEAEKLSLAEATSYFVSRPFDSKVAAWSSQQSRVVESRKVLEQAFDQMKAKFKQGDVPIPSFWGGFRVKPVKIEFWQGRGARLHDRFMYERAEDEWQINRLQP encoded by the coding sequence ATGAAGTTAGAAGACATTCGCAGAGAATACACTCAAATGGGGTTGAATCGAGAAGACCTTCATTCAGACCCGATCGTTCAATTTGAAACTTGGTTAAACCAAGCCATCGAGGCCAAATTGTCGGCCGACCCAACGGCCATGTGTTTAGCCACCGTCGATGCCTCTGGGCAACCTAGCCAGCGCATTGTGTTGCTCAAACACTTGGATGAAAAAGGCTTTGTATTTTATACCAACTTAGAAAGCCATAAAGCCAAAGACATCGCGCAAAATAGTAAAGTAAGTCTTCACTTTCCTTGGACACCATTAGAACGTCAAGTGATCGTTTACGGTGAAGCTGAAAAATTGAGCCTTGCCGAAGCCACGAGCTATTTTGTATCGCGCCCATTCGATTCAAAAGTGGCGGCATGGAGCAGCCAGCAGAGCCGCGTTGTAGAGTCTCGCAAAGTATTAGAGCAAGCCTTTGATCAAATGAAAGCCAAATTCAAACAGGGCGATGTTCCGATTCCATCTTTTTGGGGCGGCTTTCGCGTCAAGCCTGTTAAAATTGAGTTTTGGCAAGGGCGAGGTGCACGGCTGCATGACCGCTTTATGTATGAGCGAGCTGAAGATGAGTGGCAAATTAATCGCTTGCAGCCATAA
- a CDS encoding HD-GYP domain-containing protein encodes MIKKINIEHLIPGMYVSDLNNQWVPSGNASRSGKIGSTATVNKIKALGVTEIYIDTSKGLDCEAGEAADSIKQLQASQFESLKTQSDANHTPKRLSVEKARDKAEKSYAQAKGLVGDILADIKNGKGIDAQAVDNTTDDLILSLNENENALACLSFIREKDEYLLEHSVNVGILLGIFCRARRVEPEIMRQVVSGGILHDIGKILVPSEILDKPGKLEGHEWEEMKRHVTYGEQILDVTSGLSDITRSICSQHHERLDGSGYPRNLKAEQISEYGRMSAICDVYDAITADRVYHTGMPPNDALRKLVEWSIFHLDKELVYDFIRSLSVYPVGTLVELSNGRAGVVLEANRRSPKHPLVKVFYNTRHNHQIEQEIINLADNKVSLEIVNTLDARSLKLDISDFI; translated from the coding sequence GTGATCAAAAAAATAAACATCGAGCACCTCATTCCAGGCATGTACGTATCGGACCTGAATAATCAGTGGGTGCCCTCTGGCAATGCATCGCGCAGCGGTAAAATTGGCAGTACAGCGACAGTCAATAAAATTAAGGCGCTCGGCGTCACAGAAATCTATATAGATACCAGCAAAGGGTTAGACTGTGAGGCTGGCGAGGCGGCCGATTCTATTAAGCAACTGCAAGCTAGCCAGTTTGAATCGTTAAAAACCCAAAGTGACGCTAACCATACGCCAAAGCGATTGTCTGTTGAGAAAGCCCGAGATAAAGCCGAGAAATCATACGCGCAAGCAAAAGGGCTAGTAGGCGACATACTTGCTGATATTAAGAACGGTAAAGGCATTGACGCTCAAGCTGTAGACAACACCACCGATGATTTAATTTTATCCTTAAATGAAAACGAAAATGCCTTGGCTTGCTTATCTTTTATTCGTGAAAAAGATGAATACTTACTAGAGCACTCTGTCAATGTTGGCATTCTGCTCGGCATCTTTTGCCGTGCTCGCCGAGTAGAGCCAGAGATCATGCGCCAAGTGGTTTCTGGAGGCATCCTTCATGATATTGGAAAGATTCTGGTCCCTAGCGAAATCTTAGATAAGCCCGGAAAGCTTGAAGGCCATGAATGGGAAGAAATGAAGCGCCACGTGACTTATGGTGAGCAAATTCTTGATGTTACTTCAGGGCTTTCTGACATCACACGCTCTATTTGCAGCCAACATCATGAACGCTTAGACGGCAGTGGATACCCACGTAATCTAAAAGCCGAGCAAATTTCTGAATACGGTCGCATGTCTGCTATTTGCGATGTCTACGATGCTATTACCGCCGATCGGGTCTATCACACTGGTATGCCGCCCAACGATGCGTTACGAAAACTGGTAGAATGGAGTATTTTCCATCTCGACAAAGAGTTGGTTTACGATTTCATTCGTAGTTTGTCGGTATACCCAGTGGGAACGTTAGTCGAGCTTTCAAATGGCCGAGCGGGCGTTGTTCTAGAAGCCAACCGCCGCAGCCCAAAGCACCCATTAGTTAAGGTGTTTTATAACACCCGTCATAACCATCAAATTGAACAAGAAATCATTAATCTCGCTGACAACAAAGTAAGCCTCGAAATAGTCAATACACTTGATGCTCGATCATTAAAACTCGACATCTCTGACTTTATTTAA